A genomic stretch from Anaerobacillus sp. CMMVII includes:
- the nagA gene encoding N-acetylglucosamine-6-phosphate deacetylase — MRILVKGKVYTGFQVFEHGFIVIENGIIQNVGPMTEWRECQDIKTFEFKSNISIIPGMIDLHIHGTAGSDVMDGSLESLETICRTLPQEGTTSFLATTLTEDIPTIHQSLKTSGKFIEKNNTSGKAEILGIHLEGPFISPERAGAQDRNHMINPCLQTFTDFQRLAKNNIRLVTLAPEITGGIELIKHLTEIGVISSIGHSNAASQQVTRAIDAGASQVTHLFNAMRGLHHREPGVVGSALNSHNLLCELIVDGIHVHPEMIDLAYKLKGKDGLVLITDSMRAKGLGDGSFHLGQQQVTVKQGKATLADRTLAGSVLSMNDALKNMLNFTKCSLSDVVQMTSVNPARQLKMFNKGSLEIGKDADLVVLNENLDVVLTICKGEVAFQQLNQEGENDDLCNSTWPNKSK, encoded by the coding sequence TAAGGTTTATACTGGCTTTCAAGTATTCGAACATGGCTTTATAGTAATTGAAAATGGAATCATACAAAATGTTGGCCCCATGACTGAATGGCGGGAATGCCAGGATATTAAAACATTTGAATTTAAATCAAACATTTCTATAATTCCAGGCATGATTGACCTTCATATCCACGGTACCGCCGGCTCTGACGTAATGGATGGAAGCCTAGAATCACTTGAGACGATTTGTCGAACACTTCCTCAGGAAGGAACAACAAGTTTTCTTGCTACAACATTAACTGAGGATATTCCTACTATTCATCAATCTTTGAAGACATCGGGAAAGTTTATTGAAAAAAACAATACAAGTGGAAAGGCAGAAATTCTAGGTATACATCTTGAAGGTCCGTTTATTTCACCTGAAAGAGCAGGAGCACAGGATCGTAATCATATGATCAACCCATGCTTACAAACATTTACTGATTTTCAACGTCTAGCAAAAAATAACATTCGCCTCGTAACCTTAGCTCCAGAAATTACTGGTGGTATTGAATTGATAAAACACTTAACGGAAATAGGCGTTATTTCTTCTATTGGACACTCTAATGCCGCCAGCCAGCAAGTAACTAGGGCGATCGATGCGGGGGCTTCCCAGGTTACTCATCTTTTTAATGCGATGAGAGGTCTTCACCACCGAGAACCAGGCGTAGTTGGAAGTGCTTTAAATTCTCACAACCTCTTATGTGAACTCATTGTTGACGGGATTCATGTTCATCCAGAAATGATTGACCTTGCATATAAATTAAAAGGCAAAGATGGACTTGTTTTAATCACCGACTCGATGCGAGCAAAAGGTTTAGGAGATGGATCTTTTCATCTAGGTCAACAACAAGTGACCGTAAAACAGGGCAAAGCAACCTTAGCTGATAGAACTCTTGCTGGTAGTGTACTTTCCATGAATGACGCCCTGAAAAATATGTTGAATTTTACAAAATGCTCTTTGTCAGATGTAGTACAGATGACCTCTGTCAATCCCGCCAGACAATTAAAGATGTTCAATAAAGGTAGTCTAGAAATAGGTAAAGACGCAGATCTAGTAGTATTAAATGAAAATCTTGATGTCGTTTTAACAATTTGTAAGGGAGAAGTTGCTTTTCAGCAGTTAAATCAGGAGGGGGAGAATGATGATTTATGTAATTCGACATGGCCAAACAAATCTAAATAA
- a CDS encoding histidine phosphatase family protein, with protein sequence MIYVIRHGQTNLNKEGRLQGRLGLPLNDDGIAQAESLKEKLKDVTFDYIFSSPQERAIQTAELATGLKAKIDPRIDVFDLGEADRLKKGEVFMAGVVPDSCVYNGVEQIESYIKRVFGFMRELEVGYGNNDVNILISGHRCTTGCIGAYFEGIPKDGNILKYSSNNGGYKVYHFNSVN encoded by the coding sequence ATGATTTATGTAATTCGACATGGCCAAACAAATCTAAATAAGGAAGGAAGACTGCAGGGACGATTGGGATTACCTTTAAACGATGACGGAATTGCACAAGCTGAATCCTTAAAAGAAAAACTTAAAGATGTTACTTTTGATTACATATTTTCTTCACCTCAAGAAAGAGCAATTCAAACAGCTGAACTTGCTACAGGTTTAAAAGCAAAAATTGATCCCAGGATCGACGTTTTTGATTTAGGAGAAGCTGATAGATTAAAAAAAGGCGAAGTATTCATGGCAGGAGTAGTACCTGATTCATGTGTATATAATGGAGTGGAGCAAATCGAGAGTTACATAAAAAGAGTCTTTGGTTTCATGAGGGAACTAGAAGTTGGCTATGGGAATAATGACGTAAACATTTTGATATCAGGTCATAGATGCACGACGGGTTGTATAGGCGCTTACTTTGAAGGGATACCAAAAGACGGGAATATATTAAAGTACTCATCCAATAATGGGGGATACAAAGTTTATCACTTTAACTCTGTCAACTAA
- a CDS encoding AAA family ATPase, whose translation MKFLLIFGPQAVGKMTIGHELEKITDLKLFHNHMTIELVTPFFSYGTEAGKRLVHKFRQEIFEEVSKSDLYGLIFTYVWAFDQKEDWDYVENVCNIFEARGGTIYFVELEADIEERIQRNKSPHRLAHKPTKRNIDWSENDLKISMERYRLNSKDGEITKENYLRINNTNLSSKEVAQIIKEKFIL comes from the coding sequence TTGAAATTTCTATTAATATTTGGACCGCAGGCAGTAGGAAAGATGACCATTGGTCATGAGTTAGAAAAAATTACTGACTTGAAGCTTTTTCATAACCATATGACCATTGAGCTTGTTACACCTTTTTTTAGTTATGGAACTGAGGCAGGGAAGAGGCTAGTCCATAAATTTCGCCAAGAGATCTTTGAAGAGGTTTCCAAAAGTGACTTATATGGCTTGATCTTTACTTATGTATGGGCTTTCGACCAAAAAGAAGATTGGGATTATGTTGAAAACGTCTGTAATATTTTTGAAGCTAGAGGTGGTACTATTTATTTTGTAGAACTAGAAGCAGATATTGAAGAAAGAATCCAACGAAATAAAAGTCCACACCGCCTTGCACATAAGCCTACAAAACGAAATATCGATTGGTCAGAAAATGATTTAAAAATCAGCATGGAAAGATATAGATTAAATTCAAAAGACGGAGAAATAACAAAAGAAAACTACCTTAGGATCAATAATACAAATCTAAGTTCAAAAGAAGTTGCACAAATTATTAAAGAAAAATTCATATTATAA